In a genomic window of Fusobacterium perfoetens ATCC 29250:
- a CDS encoding YoaK family protein — MENFKLESLAIKEEGLECEKLWVFLTLMMISGFYGAFTYTIRGAVFCNAQTANFVLFAMELGSGHFSKAFYYLIPMSAYCFGAIISEAVGGPIKKLHNIRWDTVLIFIEIIVVIILGLLPETAPYQISQVFINFICSMQYNTFRKTRKIPMATTFCTNHLRQTGISIVKFRKFPEDKEVKSKLFLHLKMIGIFVFGGLISTILCHLFLGKAILFTLIPLSILLTRLLLDDLKNRK, encoded by the coding sequence ATGGAAAATTTTAAACTAGAATCTCTTGCAATCAAAGAAGAAGGATTAGAATGTGAAAAATTATGGGTTTTTCTAACTTTAATGATGATTAGTGGCTTTTATGGCGCTTTTACTTATACTATAAGAGGAGCTGTCTTCTGTAATGCTCAAACAGCAAACTTTGTATTATTTGCTATGGAATTAGGTTCAGGACATTTTTCTAAAGCTTTTTACTATTTAATTCCAATGTCTGCTTATTGTTTTGGAGCCATTATTTCTGAAGCTGTTGGAGGTCCAATAAAAAAACTTCATAACATTAGATGGGATACTGTTCTTATTTTTATTGAAATAATTGTTGTTATTATTTTAGGATTATTACCTGAAACTGCCCCCTATCAAATTTCTCAAGTATTTATTAATTTTATTTGCTCTATGCAATATAATACTTTTAGAAAAACCAGAAAAATCCCTATGGCAACTACTTTTTGTACAAATCATTTAAGACAAACTGGAATAAGTATTGTAAAATTTAGAAAATTTCCTGAAGACAAAGAAGTTAAAAGTAAATTATTTTTACATTTAAAAATGATTGGAATATTTGTTTTTGGTGGATTAATTTCTACTATTTTATGTCATCTTTTTTTAGGAAAAGCTATTCTATTTACTTTAATTCCACTTAGTATATTACTAACTCGTCTTCTATTAGATGATTTAAAAAATAGAAAATAA